One part of the Longimicrobiaceae bacterium genome encodes these proteins:
- a CDS encoding serine hydrolase domain-containing protein yields the protein MLLPLLLSAAASLHAAPGPADSVRLVLAAGRPAAEVAVLDATHELTSATGAGLSLTTLLRAEIAIAEEVRRGAFPGAALAVGRRGQVVVERGIGMTGWTAADVPVDPDRTVYDLASLTKVVATTTALMLLVEDGKVELDAPVARYLPEFSGGAKDRVTMRDLLAHTSGLPAWAQIHGSTPDEALGRAVRTPLQSAPGTRVEYSDVGFVVLFAAAERAAGEPLFRLLDRRVYGPLKMRYTTYAAGAGCTICASTARRQGDAFQGKVHDPIARQLGGIAGNAGLFSTVHDLARFAAMLANEGELDGVRVLKAETIRTFAQRQVGTRALGWESPSRSGGGAAGLRISPNAYGHTGFTGTSIWIDPDRGTWAVILANRTYDTQGNNRMQTLRRTVNNWVAEAADAGAPAYGGDN from the coding sequence ATGCTCCTCCCGCTGCTCCTTTCCGCGGCGGCGTCCCTGCACGCCGCCCCCGGCCCCGCCGACTCCGTCCGCCTCGTCCTCGCCGCCGGCCGCCCGGCCGCCGAGGTCGCCGTCCTCGACGCCACTCACGAGCTGACGAGCGCGACCGGCGCCGGGCTCAGCCTCACCACGCTGCTGCGCGCCGAGATCGCCATCGCCGAGGAGGTCCGCCGCGGCGCCTTCCCCGGCGCGGCGCTCGCCGTGGGGCGGCGCGGGCAGGTGGTGGTGGAGCGCGGGATCGGGATGACCGGCTGGACCGCGGCCGACGTCCCGGTGGACCCGGACCGCACCGTCTACGACCTGGCCTCGCTCACCAAGGTGGTGGCGACCACCACCGCGCTGATGCTGCTGGTGGAGGACGGCAAGGTGGAGCTGGACGCACCCGTGGCGCGCTACCTCCCGGAGTTCTCCGGCGGGGCCAAGGACCGGGTGACCATGCGCGACCTGCTCGCCCACACCTCCGGGCTCCCGGCCTGGGCGCAGATCCACGGGAGCACCCCGGACGAGGCGCTGGGGCGCGCGGTCCGCACCCCGCTGCAGTCCGCTCCGGGGACGCGGGTGGAGTACTCGGACGTGGGCTTCGTGGTGCTCTTCGCCGCGGCGGAGCGGGCGGCGGGCGAGCCGCTCTTCCGGCTGCTGGACCGGCGCGTGTACGGCCCGCTGAAGATGCGCTACACCACCTACGCCGCGGGCGCCGGGTGCACCATCTGCGCCTCCACCGCGCGCCGCCAGGGCGACGCGTTCCAGGGGAAGGTGCACGACCCCATCGCCCGGCAGCTCGGCGGGATCGCGGGGAACGCGGGGCTCTTCTCCACCGTGCACGACCTGGCCCGCTTCGCCGCCATGCTGGCGAACGAGGGCGAGCTGGACGGCGTACGGGTGCTGAAGGCGGAGACGATCCGCACCTTCGCGCAGCGGCAGGTGGGGACCCGCGCCCTCGGGTGGGAGTCGCCCAGCCGCAGCGGCGGCGGGGCCGCGGGGCTGCGCATCTCCCCCAACGCGTACGGGCACACCGGCTTCACCGGGACCTCCATCTGGATCGATCCGGACCGCGGCACCTGGGCGGTGATCCTCGCCAACCGCACCTACGACACACAGGGGAACAACCGGATGCAGACGCTCCGCCGCACGGTGAACAACTGGGTGGCCGAGGCGGCCGACGCGGGCGCCCCGGCGTACGGCGGCGACAACTGA